From the genome of Homo sapiens chromosome 6 genomic scaffold, GRCh38.p14 alternate locus group ALT_REF_LOCI_4 HSCHR6_MHC_MANN_CTG1, one region includes:
- the PRRC2A gene encoding protein PRRC2A isoform X6 → MRLVEPVGRPSILKEDNLKEFDQLDQENDDGWAGAHEEVDYTEKLKFSDEEDGRDSDEEGAEGHRDSQSASGEERPPEADGKKGNSPNSEPPTPKTAWAETSRPPETEPGPPAPKPPLPPPHRGPAGNWGPPGDYPDRGGPPCKPPAPEDEDEAWRQRRKQSSSEISLAVERARRRREEEERRMQEERRAACAEKLKRLDEKFGAPDKRLKAEPAAPPAAPSTPAPPPAVPKELPAPPAPPPASAPTPETEPEEPAQAPPAQSTPTPGVAAAPTLVSGGGSTSSTSSGSFEASPVEPQLPSKEGPEPPEEVPPPTTPPVPKVEPKGDGIGPTRQPPSQGLGYPKYQKSLPPRFQRQQQEQLLKQQQQHQWQQHQQGSAPPTPVPPSPPQPVTLGAVPAPQAPPPPPKALYPGALGRPPPMPPMNFDPRWMMIPPYVDPRLLQGRPPLDFYPPGVHPSGLVPRERSDSGGSSSEPFDRHAPAMLRERGTPPVDPKLAWVGDVFTATPAEPRPLTSPLRQAADEDDKGMRSETPPVPPPPPYLASYPGFPENGAPGPPISRFPLEEPGPRPLPWPPGSDEVAKIQTPPPKKEPPKEETAQLTGPEAGRKPARGVGSGGQGPPPPRRESRTETRWGPRPGSSRRGIPPEEPGAPPRRAGPIKKPPPPTKVEELPPKPLEQGDETPKPPKPDPLKITKGKLGGPKETPPNGNLSPAPRLRRDYSYERVGPTSCRGRGRGEYFARGRGFRGTYGGRGRGARSREFRSYREFRGDDGRGGGTGGPNHPPAPRGRTASETRSEGSEYEEIPKRRRQRGSETGSETHESDLAPSDKEAPTPKEGTLTQVPLAPPPPGAPPSPAPARFTARGGRVFTPRGVPSRRGRGGGRPPPQVCPGWSPPAKSLAPKKPPTGPLPPSKEPLKEKLIPGPLSPVARGGSNGGSNVGMEDGERPRRRRHGRAQQQDKPPRFRRLKQERENAARGSEGKPSLTLPASAPGPEEALTTVTVAPAPRRAAAKSPDLSNQNSDQANEEWETASESSDFTSERRGDKEAPPPVLLTPKAVGTPGGGGGGAVPGISAMSRGDLSQRAKDLSKRSFSSQRPGMERQNRRPGPGGKAGSSGSSSGGGGGGPGGRTGPGRGDKRSWPSPKNRSRPPEERPPGLPLPPPPPSSSAVFRLDQVIHSNPAGIQQALAQLSSRQGSVTAPGGHPRHKPGLPQAPQGPSPRPPTRYEPQRVNSGLSSDPHFEEPGPMVRGVGGTPRDSAGVSPFPPKRRERPPRKPELLQEESLPPPHSSGFLGSKPEGPGPQAESRDTGTEALTPHIWNRLHTATSRKSYRPSSMEPWMEPLSPFEDVAGTEMSQSDSGVDLSGDSQVSSGPCSQRSSPDGGLKGAAEGPPKRPGGSSPLNAVPCEGPPGSEPPRRPPPAPHDGDRKELPREQPLPPGPIGTERSQRTDRGTEPGPIRPSHRPGPPVQFGTSDKDSDLRLVVGDSLKAEKELTASVTEAIPVSRDWELLPSAAASAEPQSKNLDSGHCVPEPSSSGQRLYPEVFYGSAGPSSSQISGGAMDSQLHPNSGGFRPGTPSLHPYRSQPLYLPPGPAPPSALLSGVALKGQFLDFSTMQATELGKLPAGGVLYPPPSFLYSPAFCPSPLPDTSLLQVRQDLPSPSDFYSTPLQPGGQSGFLPSGAPAQQMLLPMVDSQLPVVNFGSLPPAPPPAPPPLSLLPVGPALQPPSLAVRPPPAPATRVLPSPARPFPASLGRAELHPVELKPFQDYQKLSSNLGGPGSSRTPPTGRSFSGLNSRLKATPSTYSGVFRTQRVDLYQQASPPDALRWIPKPWERTGPPPREGPSRRAEEPGSRGDKEPGLPPPR, encoded by the exons ATGCGCTTAGTAGAGCCTGTGGGTCGTCCCTCTATTCTCAAAGAGGATAATCTCAAAGAGTTTGATCAGTTGGATCAGGAGAATGATGATGGTTGGGCAG GGGCCCATGAAGAGGTTGACTACACTGAAAAGCTCAAGTTCAGCGATGAGGAAGATGGGCGAGACTCTGATGAGGAGGGAGCTGAGGGCCA CAGGGATTCCCAATCAGCTTCTGGTGAGGAACGGCCCCCTGAAGCAGATGGCAAAAAGGGCAACTCCCCCAACAGCGAACCGCCCACTCCTAAGACGGCCTGGGCAGAAACCTCTCGGCCTCCAGAGACAGAGCCGGGACCTCCTGCCCCAAAgcctcccctacccccacctcaCCGGGGCCCCGCCGGGAACTGGGGCCCCCCTGGGGACTACCCA GATCGTGGGGGTCCTCCCTGCAAGCCCCCAGCACCTGAAGATGAGGATGAGGCATGGCGGCAGCGACGAAAGCAGTCGTCATCTGAGATTTCCCTGGCAGTGGAGCGGGCCCGGCGACGGCGAGAAGAAGAGGAGCGGCGCATGCAAGAAGAGCGCCGGGCAGCCTGTGCTGAGAAGCTCAAGCGACTCGATGAAAAGTTTGGGGCACCTGACAAGCGGCTCAAAGCAGAGCCTGCTGCCCCACCTGCTGCCCCTTCTACCCCAGCTCCACCACCTGCAGTCCCTAAAGAACTCCCTGCACCTCCAGCTCCACCTCCAGCATCAGCCCCAACACCAGAGACAGAACCTGAAGAGCCAGCACAGGCCCCTCCTGCCCAATCTACTCCTACTCCAGGTGTGGCTGCGGCTCCCACTCTGGTGAGTGGTGGTGGCAGTACCAGTAGCACCAGCAGTGGCAGCTTCGAAGCCAGCCCAG TGGAACCACAACTGCCCTCAAAAGAGGGTCCTGAACCACCAGAAGAGGTTCCTCCTCCTACCACACCCCCAGTTCCAAAGGTGGAACCCAAGGGTGATGGGATTGGTCCCACCCGCCAGCCCCCTAGTCAGGGCTTGGGCTACCCCAAATATCAGAAGTCGTTGCCTCCTCGTTTCCAGCGGCAGCAGCAG GAGCAGCTcctgaagcagcagcagcagcaccagtgGCAGCAGCATCAACAGGGCTCTGCCCCTCCTACCCCAGTGCCCCCATCACCACCACAGCCTGTGACCCTGGGGGCTGTGCCAGCTCCACAGgctccacccccgccccccaagGCCCTGTACCCAGGTGCTCTGGGCCGGCCCCCACCCATGCCCCCAATGAACTTTGATCCCCGATGGATGATGATTCCTCCTTATGTGGACCCCCGGCTCCTCCAGGGTCGTCCCCCTCTAGACTTCTACCCTCCTGGTGTGCATCCCTCTG GCCTAGTTCCCCGAGAGCGTTCAGACAGTGGGGGCTCAAGCTCAGAGCCATTTGACCGTCATGCACCTGCTATGTTACGGGAACGGGGCACTCCACCGGTGGATCCAAAGTTGGCCTGGGTAGGAGATGTCTTCACCGCCACACCCGCTGAACCCCGCCCACTTACCTCACCTCTGCGCCAGGCTGCGGATGAGGATGACAAGGGGATGAG GAGCGAGACTCCTCCAGTACCTCCCCCACCACCCTATCTGGCCAGTTATCCAGGCTTTCCTGAGAATGGAGCCCCTGGGCCCCCAATCTCTCGCTTTCCTCTGGAGGAACCAGGGCCCCGTCCACTCCCCTGGCCCCCAGGCAGTGATGAAGTGGCCAAGATACAAACTCCACCACCCAAGAAGGAGCCCCCTAAGGAGGAGACTGCACAGCTGACGGGGCCAGAAGCAGGCCGAAAGCCTGCCCGCGGAGTCGGGAGTGGAGGCCAGGGCCCCCCACCACCACGCAGAGAGAGTCGCACAGAGACCCGCTGGGGCCCTCGTCCAGGGAGCAGTCGTCGTGGAATCCCTCCAGAGGAGCCAGGGGCCCCACCCCGCCGGGCTGGGCCTATAAAGAAACCTCCACCACCTACAAAAGTAGAAGAGCTGCCTCCCAAGCCCCTCGAACAGGGGGATGAAACCCCCAAACCCCCAAAGCCAGACCCACTCAAGATAACCAAGGGGAAGCTAGGGGGCCCCAAGGAGACCCCACCCAATGGAAATCTTTCCCCTGCCCCAAGGCTTCGGAGGGACTATTCGTATGAAAGAGTGGGTCCTACCTCTTGCCGGGGTCGGGGCCGAGGCGAGTATTTTGCCAGAGGGAGGGGTTTTCGGGGGACCTATGGGGGACGAGGGCGGGGAGCCCGAAGCCGGGAATTCCGCAGTTACCGAGAGTTTCGAGGAGATGATGGGCGTGGAGGTGGGACAGGGGGACCAAACCACCCTCCTGCTCCCCGAGGCCGCACTGCCAGCGAGACACGGAGCGAGGGTTCAGAGTATGAGGAAATCCCCAAGCGGCGCCGGCAGCGGGGCTCAGAAACAGGCAGCGAGACCCATGAGAGTGATCTGGCTCCTTCAGACAAGGAGGCTCCCACACCCAAGGAGGGAACACTCACCCAGGTCCCTCTCGCTCCCCCACCACCAGGAGCCCCACCTTCACCAGCCCCAGCCCGCTTCACTGCCCGGGGTGGGCGAGTCTTCACTCCCAGAGGGGTGCCATCTCGCCGGGGCCGAGGAGGAGGGAGGCCCCCTCCTCaagtttgcccaggctggagccctcCAGCCAAGTCTCTGGCTCCCAAGAAACCTCCCACAGGCCCTTTGCCACCAAGTAAGGAGCCTTTGAAAGAGAAGTTGATCCCAGGGCCTCTGTCCCCTGTGGCGCGCGGAGGCAGCAATGGAGGTAGCAATGTGGGCATGGAAGATGGGGAGCGACCCCGAAGGAGGCGACATGGGAGGGCTCAGCAGCAGGATAAACCGCCTCGtttccggaggctgaagcaggaacgGGAGAATGCCGCAAGGGGGTCTGAGGGCAAGCCCTCCCTAACCCTTCCAGCCTCCGCTCCTGGACCTGAGGAGGCCCTCACAACAGTCACAGTGGCCCCAGCACCTCGCCGGGCAGCTGCCAAGTCTCCTGATCTGTCAAACCAGAACTCAGACCAAGCCAATGAGGAATGGGAGACTGCATCAGAGAGCAGTGACTTCACCAGTGAGCGCCGAGGGGACAAAGAGGCACCCCCACCAGTACTGCTGACACCCAAGGCTGTGGGAACTcctgggggaggtggaggtggagccGTACCAGGTATTTCAGCCATGTCCCGCGGAGATCTGAGCCAGAGAGCCAAGGATTTGAGTAAACGGAGCTTCTCAAGTCAGCGGCCAGGCATGGAACGGCAGAATCGGCGCCCTGGCCCAGGGGGCAAGGctggcagcagtggcagcagcagtggaGGAGGCGGTGGGGGTCCTGGAGGAAGGACCGGGCCAGGACGAGGCGACAAGAGGAGCTGGCCCTCTCCCAAGAACCGAAG TCGTCCTCCAGAGGAGCGTCCCCCGGGGCTTCCcctgcctcccccacctcccagcagtTCTGCTGTCTTCCGCCTGGACCAAGTTATCCACAGCAACCCTGCTGGCATCCAACAGGCTCTGGCCCAGCTTAGTAGCCGTCAAGGGAGTGTAACTGCACCAGGGGGTCATCCAAGGCACAAGCCTGGGCTTCCCCAAGCCCCTCAGGGCCCCTCTCCTAGGCCCCCAACCCGATACGAGCCCCAGAGGGTCAACAGCGGCCTCAGTTCTG acCCCCACTTTGAGGAGCCGGGGCCAATGGTGAGAGGGGTGGGTGGGACTCCTCGGGACTCTGCCGGGGTTAGTCCCTTTCCCCCTAAACGTCGGGAGCGGCCTCCCAGAAAACCAGAGCTGCTACAGGAG GAATCTTTGCCACCTCCTCATAGCTCTGGATTCTTGGGCTCTAAGCCTGAGGGCCCAGGCCCTCAGGCAGAGTCCAGAGATACAGGCACAGAGGCCCTGACCCCTCACATCTGGAACCGTTTACATACTG CCACTAGCCGAAAGAGTTACCGGCCCAGCTCCATGGAGCCTTGGATGGAGCCCCTGAGTCCTTTTGAGGATGTGGCTGGCACAGAA ATGAGTCAGTCTGACAGTGGGGTGGACCTGAGTGGGGATTCTCAGGTGTCATCAGGTCCCTGCAGCCAGCGAAGTTCCCCTGATGGAGGACTCAAGGGGGCAGCAGAGGGACCCCCCAAGAGGCCTGGAGGCTCCTCACCCCTGAATGCTGTTCCTTGTGAGGGTCCACCTGGCTCTGAACCTCCTAGGAGACCACCACCTGCCCCCCACGATGGGGACAGAAAG GAGCTGCCCCGGgagcagcctctgccccctggcCCCATTGGCACAGAACGATCACAGCGTACAGACCGAGGCACAGAGCCTGGCCCCATTCGGCCATCCCATCGACCTGGTCCCCCAGTCCAGTTTGGCACTAGTGACAAG GACTCAGACTTACGCCTAGTGGTAGGAGACAGCTTGAAAGCAGAGAAGGAGCTAACAGCATCAGTCACTGAG GCCATTCCTGTATCACGAGACTGGGAGCTGCTTCCCAGtgctgctgcctctgctgagCCACAATCCAAGAACCTGGATTCTGGGCACTGTGTCCCGGAGCCCAGCTCCTCAGGCCAGCGCCTGTATCCTGAGGTTTTCTATGGCAGTGCTGGGCCTTCCAGTTCTCAG ATCTCTGGGGGAGCCATGGACTCTCAATTACATCCAAACAGTGGAGGCTTCCGCCCTGGGACACCCTCACTGCACCCTTACAG ATCACAGCCCCTATACCTACCCCCcggcccagcccctccctcagCACTGCTCTCTGGGGTAGCTCTCAAGGGCCAGTTTCTGGATTTCTCCACAATGCAAGCTACAGAGCTGGGGAAGTTGCCGGCTGGAGGAGTTCTCTACCCTCCACCTTCCTTCCTCTACTCTCCGGCTTTCTGCCCCAGTCCTTTGCCTGACACATCGTTGCTTCAG GTACGCCAGGATCTGCCATCCCCTTCGGATTTTTATTCTACTCCTCTGCAGCCTGGTGGCCAAAGTGGCTTTCTCCCTTCAGGGGCTCCTGCCCAGCAG ATGCTTCTACCCATGGTAGACTCACAGCTGCCTGTGGTGAACTTTGGCTCCCTGCCGCCAGCACCACCTCCTGCCCCACCTCCCCTTTCTCTGTTACCTGTGGGCCCTGCTCTGCAGCCCCCCAGCCTGGCTGTGCGGCCCCCACCTGCTCCTGCTACTCGGGTGCTGCCTTCACCTGCCAGGCCCTTCCCCGCTAGCTTGGGGCGAGCAGAG ctgCATCCAGTGGAACTAAAGCCGTTCCAGGATTATCAAAAACTGAGCAGCAACCTTGGGGGACCTGGATCATCACGGACTCCCCCAACTGGAAG GTCCTTCTCTGGCCTCAATTCCCGTCTCAAGGCCACGCCTTCCACCTACAGTGGAGTCTTCCGCACCCAGCGCGTCGACCTTTACCAGCAG GCCTCCCCACCAGATGCCCTGCGCTGGATACCTAAGCCTTGGGAGCGGACAGGGCCGCCACCTCGAGAAGGGCCCTCCCGACGGGCAGAGGAGCCTGGGTCCCGAGGGGACAAGGAGCCTGGGTTGCCCCCACCCCGCTGA